In Chryseobacterium oranimense, a single window of DNA contains:
- a CDS encoding 4-alpha-glucanotransferase → MKLYFNVGYNAMAGQNLQLMIVDGEGAVIQSHTMFNAENGIWKCEVDYFSKSISYKYQLASEKGNILREEFVLHNLNFSHNYKEFIIFDEWNNKNFPENYLNNKILYNKLNQFVPEKAVILKKHTHLFRIEAPVYNPDWEIALFGSTASLGNWDYNKVIRLSQTDFGIWEASVEIPENEFIQFKYCIYSKKEGRIIDVETGENRFTVANQLKDVLQIVSNHYFKFKSYQMYHDAGVAVPVFSLRSENGFGVGEFSDLKKLADWTKETNLGIIQILPINDTTANYSWTDSYPYAAVSVYALHPQYISLENLDFALPEDIVPEYQAEKEALNALDLIDYEKMISGKWKFLKAVFNTEKEKIYKDRNFKKFIKDNDYWLTPYAAFCVLRDKYKTPNFNDWKTHKKYIAGKISQFFTTKSKDYDASMLHAWVQYQLHLQLKDAVDYTHSLGVSLKGDLPIGIYRYSVEAWTEPELFGMDFQAGAPPDQFTELGQNWEFPTYNWEAMKEDDYCWWKNRFKALEQYFDAMRIDHILGFFRIWRMPISATQGILGYFYPAVPVVLDEFKARHIPFDFNRYCKPFINDRILWKYFGEDSGKAFEFINNNNNGTYSFKEEFDTQRKLSEYFKKNPRGSLEDQLISLCANVLFLPEERNGETVYHPRFNVFNTDSYAYLSDWERKSIYDLYHDYFFKRQDYLWREKAMEKLPVILNATKMLICGEDLGMVPACVPVVMDELAIIALKVQRMPSENIPFYNPKKADYMNVVTASSHDSSTLRQWWKEDPALTQKYFNQQLVQYGKAPDEMDSHIAEIIMKQHLYTEAMLAVFPIQEFLATDPELTNPKMDNERINNPAVFPHYWRYRMHLKLEDLKEKESFNEKIAYWIKDSGRM, encoded by the coding sequence ATGAAGCTATACTTTAATGTAGGATATAATGCAATGGCCGGACAGAATCTGCAGCTTATGATTGTAGATGGTGAAGGTGCTGTTATCCAGTCTCATACCATGTTCAATGCAGAAAACGGTATTTGGAAATGTGAAGTAGATTATTTCTCAAAATCAATCTCATATAAATATCAGCTTGCCAGTGAAAAAGGCAATATTCTCAGAGAAGAATTTGTGCTGCACAATCTTAATTTCTCTCACAACTACAAGGAGTTTATTATTTTCGATGAATGGAATAATAAAAACTTTCCTGAAAATTATTTAAACAATAAAATTCTATACAATAAGCTTAATCAGTTTGTTCCTGAAAAAGCTGTTATTTTAAAGAAACATACCCACTTATTCAGAATTGAGGCACCTGTTTACAATCCGGACTGGGAAATTGCCCTGTTTGGAAGCACGGCATCTTTAGGAAACTGGGATTACAATAAAGTGATCCGCCTTTCGCAGACAGATTTTGGAATCTGGGAAGCTTCCGTTGAAATTCCTGAAAACGAGTTTATTCAGTTTAAATATTGCATTTACAGTAAAAAAGAAGGAAGAATTATTGATGTGGAGACCGGTGAGAACAGGTTCACCGTTGCCAATCAGCTTAAAGATGTGCTCCAGATTGTTTCCAACCACTACTTTAAATTTAAGTCTTACCAGATGTATCATGATGCTGGTGTGGCAGTTCCTGTTTTTTCTCTGAGAAGCGAAAATGGCTTTGGAGTAGGAGAATTTTCCGATCTGAAAAAACTGGCAGACTGGACGAAGGAAACCAACCTGGGAATTATCCAGATCCTTCCGATTAATGATACTACGGCTAATTATTCATGGACAGACTCTTATCCGTACGCTGCAGTTTCCGTTTATGCACTGCATCCACAGTATATTTCACTGGAAAATCTTGATTTTGCTTTACCGGAAGATATAGTTCCTGAGTATCAGGCTGAAAAAGAAGCCTTAAATGCACTGGACCTGATTGATTACGAAAAGATGATTTCCGGTAAATGGAAGTTTTTAAAAGCAGTTTTCAATACGGAAAAAGAAAAAATCTATAAAGACAGAAACTTTAAGAAATTTATCAAAGACAATGATTACTGGCTGACTCCTTATGCCGCTTTCTGTGTACTCAGAGATAAATATAAAACACCCAATTTTAACGACTGGAAAACCCATAAAAAATATATTGCAGGTAAAATATCACAGTTTTTCACCACGAAAAGTAAGGATTATGATGCTTCCATGCTTCATGCCTGGGTGCAGTATCAGCTTCATTTGCAATTAAAAGATGCTGTAGATTACACCCATAGCTTAGGAGTTTCCTTAAAAGGAGATCTTCCGATTGGTATTTACAGGTATTCCGTGGAAGCATGGACCGAACCTGAACTTTTCGGAATGGATTTCCAGGCGGGAGCACCGCCAGACCAGTTTACAGAGCTGGGCCAGAACTGGGAATTCCCTACCTACAACTGGGAAGCCATGAAAGAGGATGATTACTGTTGGTGGAAGAACAGATTCAAAGCGCTTGAACAGTATTTCGATGCCATGAGAATCGATCATATTTTAGGCTTTTTCAGGATATGGAGAATGCCGATTTCTGCCACACAAGGGATTTTAGGATATTTTTATCCTGCAGTTCCTGTAGTTCTGGATGAATTTAAAGCAAGACATATTCCTTTTGATTTCAACAGGTATTGTAAACCTTTCATCAACGATAGGATTTTGTGGAAATATTTCGGAGAAGATAGCGGTAAAGCATTTGAGTTTATTAACAACAATAATAATGGAACTTACTCATTTAAAGAAGAATTTGATACCCAGAGAAAGCTGTCGGAATATTTCAAAAAGAATCCCAGAGGTTCTTTAGAAGATCAGCTTATTTCTTTATGCGCCAATGTATTATTTCTTCCTGAAGAAAGGAATGGCGAAACGGTTTATCACCCAAGATTTAATGTGTTTAATACTGATTCCTATGCTTATCTTTCGGATTGGGAAAGAAAATCGATTTATGATCTTTACCATGATTATTTCTTCAAAAGACAGGATTATTTATGGCGCGAAAAAGCTATGGAAAAACTTCCGGTCATTCTTAATGCAACAAAAATGCTTATCTGCGGAGAAGACCTGGGAATGGTTCCTGCCTGCGTTCCTGTTGTAATGGATGAGCTGGCTATCATTGCTTTAAAGGTTCAAAGAATGCCGTCGGAAAATATTCCGTTTTACAATCCTAAAAAAGCTGATTATATGAATGTGGTAACCGCCTCTTCACACGACAGCTCAACACTGAGACAATGGTGGAAGGAGGATCCTGCATTAACACAGAAATACTTTAATCAACAGCTGGTTCAGTATGGAAAAGCTCCTGATGAAATGGATTCTCACATTGCCGAAATCATCATGAAACAGCATTTATATACCGAGGCTATGCTGGCTGTTTTTCCAATACAGGAATTTCTGGCAACTGACCCGGAGCTGACCAATCCGAAAATGGATAACGAAAGAATCAATAATCCCGCAGTTTTCCCGCATTACTGGCGCTACAGGATGCATTTGAAGCTTGAAGACCTGAAAGAGAAAGAATCTTTCAATGAAAAAATAGCTTACTGGATAAAAGATAGTGGAAGAATGTAA
- a CDS encoding carboxypeptidase regulatory-like domain-containing protein translates to MTTYIRENIFTVPFFEVVTGSSKRNFNAVLIINWKKFSFLLIFMFSHFFSQETVTGHITDDNGADLNSVIVINIASDQKVYSNSMGMFSIEAAPNDELRFVRADFRRVSVTVPANGFNAQLLVTLIPIPKEIEEVKVVKKPTGDLETDSRLAARVNKGEIVQQAIGLPQPVGKMREKPAEVKQVLLPILLGSLDVQGAYDLISGKARRQKRQYRYDDLQEHIAWVRNRVDNEYFTKAGIPEERISEFIQYSFEVKPQVRTYVKAKNLSGVLLRMEETIPAYLERLKQKKIQE, encoded by the coding sequence GTGACCACTTACATCAGAGAAAATATTTTTACAGTTCCGTTTTTTGAAGTTGTGACAGGTAGCAGCAAAAGAAATTTCAATGCAGTTTTGATCATTAATTGGAAGAAATTTTCGTTTCTTCTTATTTTCATGTTTAGTCATTTCTTCTCACAGGAAACCGTTACAGGCCATATTACTGATGACAATGGGGCAGATCTTAATTCTGTTATTGTAATTAATATAGCCAGTGACCAAAAAGTTTACTCCAATTCTATGGGGATGTTCTCTATTGAAGCAGCTCCGAATGATGAGCTGAGATTTGTAAGGGCAGATTTCAGGAGGGTTTCTGTTACGGTTCCTGCTAATGGGTTCAATGCACAGCTTTTGGTAACCCTCATCCCAATTCCAAAAGAGATTGAAGAAGTGAAAGTCGTTAAAAAGCCAACCGGTGATCTTGAAACGGATTCCAGGCTGGCAGCAAGAGTAAACAAAGGTGAGATTGTGCAACAGGCAATAGGCTTACCGCAGCCTGTGGGAAAGATGAGGGAAAAACCGGCAGAAGTGAAACAGGTGCTTCTCCCGATACTTTTGGGCAGCCTGGATGTGCAGGGAGCTTATGACCTGATAAGCGGAAAGGCAAGGCGCCAGAAAAGACAGTACAGATATGATGATCTGCAGGAGCATATTGCATGGGTAAGGAACAGGGTGGATAATGAATATTTTACCAAAGCGGGAATTCCGGAAGAAAGGATTTCAGAATTCATCCAATATTCCTTTGAAGTAAAACCGCAGGTCCGTACCTATGTAAAAGCAAAAAACTTATCCGGAGTACTTTTAAGAATGGAAGAAACCATACCAGCTTATCTGGAAAGGTTAAAGCAGAAAAAAATACAGGAATAA
- a CDS encoding ferritin: MISEKIATLINEQIAHEQYAAQYYLSMSAWFSGKDLDGIANYFRVQSKEELMHADKMFDFLNDVGGEIIIGEIAKPPHEFENAIDIFEKALEHEKKVTRSIFNIVKNANDEGDFATTSFLQWFINEQVEEEANASQYVTKIKMVSDNPSALYLFDQELAQRVFTPDPTA; the protein is encoded by the coding sequence ATGATCAGCGAAAAAATTGCAACATTAATTAACGAACAGATCGCTCACGAACAATATGCCGCACAATATTACCTTTCCATGTCTGCCTGGTTTTCAGGAAAAGACCTTGACGGAATTGCAAATTACTTCAGAGTTCAGAGCAAAGAAGAATTGATGCACGCAGATAAAATGTTTGATTTTTTAAATGACGTAGGCGGGGAAATCATCATCGGGGAGATTGCAAAACCTCCGCATGAGTTCGAAAATGCTATCGATATTTTTGAAAAAGCACTGGAACACGAGAAAAAAGTAACCAGAAGTATTTTCAACATTGTAAAAAATGCTAACGATGAAGGAGATTTCGCAACCACTTCTTTCCTTCAGTGGTTTATCAATGAGCAGGTAGAAGAAGAAGCAAATGCCTCCCAATATGTAACAAAGATCAAGATGGTTTCCGATAATCCGTCTGCATTATATCTTTTTGATCAGGAGCTGGCTCAGAGAGTATTTACCCCTGATCCTACAGCTTAA
- a CDS encoding carboxypeptidase-like regulatory domain-containing protein produces MKFKLLFLLTSFLFINSNAQNYIFGKVTYEDNSEMPDVTVINIRTDERTMTNRDGHFMVSGRAGDELRFVRVGYERLVKKVSGENIASPLNITLVRETILIPEVEVKQGITGDLKIDAKNLNRPKKVEKLNKDIDRYIAQKSDPRILAAKPGEFVQPKGQGFSIGKVKNKWDDIDLGSYLKTALGEEYFTDLKIDKSQIDHFISYVLAGGFERKTILKYGFCSDADLYRFQRFVLTRISSYRAPQTQR; encoded by the coding sequence GTGAAATTTAAACTACTCTTTCTTTTAACTTCTTTCCTTTTCATTAATAGCAATGCCCAGAATTATATTTTTGGAAAAGTAACTTACGAAGATAATTCGGAAATGCCGGATGTTACAGTCATCAACATCAGAACAGATGAAAGAACAATGACGAACCGGGACGGGCACTTCATGGTTTCCGGAAGGGCAGGAGATGAGCTTCGGTTTGTAAGGGTAGGTTACGAACGTCTGGTTAAAAAAGTTTCCGGTGAAAATATAGCATCTCCCCTCAATATTACTTTAGTAAGAGAAACAATACTGATTCCCGAAGTAGAAGTGAAGCAGGGAATTACCGGTGATCTTAAGATTGATGCAAAGAATCTCAACAGACCTAAAAAAGTAGAGAAACTGAACAAAGATATTGACCGTTATATTGCACAGAAATCAGATCCAAGAATACTTGCAGCAAAGCCGGGTGAGTTTGTACAGCCTAAAGGCCAGGGCTTTTCTATAGGTAAAGTTAAAAATAAATGGGATGATATTGATTTGGGCAGTTATCTGAAAACAGCTCTTGGAGAAGAGTATTTTACGGATTTAAAAATTGATAAATCTCAGATCGACCATTTTATCAGCTATGTTCTGGCTGGCGGTTTTGAAAGAAAAACTATTCTGAAATATGGGTTTTGCAGCGATGCCGATCTCTATAGATTTCAGCGGTTTGTATTGACAAGAATTTCCTCTTACCGGGCTCCGCAAACTCAAAGATAA
- a CDS encoding DUF2851 family protein, translating into MTEKLLQYLWNYKVFKHFDFKDIEGQPVEIITFGKWNTNAGPDFLDAKIKIKDVVIAGHIELHVRASDWVFHNHSQDPNYQNIILHVVYENNAEISDLISKNVPTLELKNHIDPNLLWKYEKLINGTLFIPCENIFDSTKIPPGFHEANILKKLDEKSLELEANLENYKNNFEAVLFHSLAYSFGLKVNAHIFRQIAESIDFGIVNKIRQNESQLEALLFGISGWLDHPKDSRMMIWKREFEFIRKKFNIPNLTFHPKFLRLRPPNFPTLRLSQLADLYYRHQNLFSKIIKAESMNDLYKVFAPVKASEYWDFHFNFGTVSKFQPKTLSRDFIELIILNTVLPLKYTYHKYHNEEITGEILELYRNSSAEKNTITAGWKKLGLKVENALESQSLIYHHKTSCEEKNCLNCSIGFKLLKESSNV; encoded by the coding sequence TTCCTTGATGCTAAAATTAAAATAAAAGATGTTGTCATTGCCGGACATATTGAGCTGCACGTCCGTGCTTCCGATTGGGTTTTCCATAACCATTCCCAGGATCCCAATTATCAAAATATTATCCTCCATGTTGTTTATGAAAATAATGCCGAGATCAGCGACCTCATCTCTAAAAATGTTCCTACGCTGGAACTGAAAAATCATATTGACCCAAACCTTCTTTGGAAATACGAAAAGCTCATTAACGGAACCTTGTTTATTCCCTGTGAAAATATTTTTGATTCCACCAAAATTCCTCCGGGTTTTCACGAAGCCAATATCCTTAAAAAGCTGGATGAAAAATCTCTGGAACTGGAAGCAAACTTAGAAAACTACAAAAACAATTTTGAAGCTGTTCTTTTTCACAGCCTGGCCTATTCCTTCGGATTAAAGGTAAATGCACATATTTTCAGGCAGATCGCGGAGAGTATAGATTTCGGTATCGTTAATAAGATACGGCAGAATGAATCCCAACTGGAAGCTTTACTGTTTGGTATTTCCGGATGGCTCGATCACCCGAAAGACAGTAGAATGATGATATGGAAAAGAGAGTTTGAGTTTATCCGTAAAAAATTTAACATCCCGAACCTTACATTTCATCCTAAATTTTTAAGACTTCGACCTCCTAACTTTCCTACGCTCCGTCTTTCCCAGCTGGCCGATCTTTATTACAGACACCAGAATCTTTTTTCAAAGATCATTAAAGCTGAAAGTATGAATGACCTGTACAAAGTTTTTGCACCGGTAAAAGCATCGGAATATTGGGACTTTCATTTTAATTTCGGGACCGTTTCTAAGTTTCAGCCTAAAACGCTAAGCCGGGATTTTATTGAATTGATTATCCTTAATACTGTACTTCCATTGAAATATACTTATCACAAATACCATAATGAAGAAATTACAGGTGAAATACTGGAATTGTACAGGAACAGCAGCGCTGAAAAAAATACAATCACGGCCGGATGGAAGAAACTTGGCCTGAAGGTAGAAAATGCTTTAGAGAGCCAGAGTCTTATTTATCACCATAAAACTTCATGTGAAGAAAAAAATTGCTTAAATTGCAGTATTGGATTTAAACTTTTAAAAGAATCTTCTAATGTTTGA
- a CDS encoding PspC family transcriptional regulator, with product MFDNIRHKMEREWFGVLTRMGAKLGIPVSKLRVFFIYSTFATAGFFFLIYLGLAFTLWIKDIFITRRPSVFDL from the coding sequence ATGTTTGATAATATCCGCCACAAAATGGAAAGAGAATGGTTTGGTGTCCTTACGAGAATGGGGGCTAAACTGGGGATTCCCGTATCCAAACTAAGGGTTTTCTTTATCTATTCTACTTTTGCAACTGCCGGCTTCTTTTTTTTAATTTATCTGGGGCTGGCATTCACGCTTTGGATCAAAGATATTTTTATCACGAGAAGACCAAGCGTTTTTGATTTATAA
- a CDS encoding GNAT family N-acetyltransferase has protein sequence MEFLPITSAEDYRVQDIYSSYSSTFPADEQRDWKQFAALFSNPHVKVISVLHESQAIGYLILWELSSYVFVEHFEVFEAFRSQKLGSHITGYLFKTYPRIILEIEPDHLGDDAKRRYSFYQKNGFTLIDEMYVQPSYGEGKKPLDLWLLANYTPENLNSVKEEIYDIVYH, from the coding sequence ATGGAATTTTTACCGATTACTTCTGCCGAAGACTATAGAGTCCAGGACATCTATTCGTCTTATTCCAGCACATTTCCCGCAGATGAACAAAGGGACTGGAAACAATTTGCCGCTTTATTTTCAAACCCTCATGTGAAGGTAATTTCTGTACTTCATGAATCTCAGGCCATAGGCTATCTTATCCTATGGGAGCTGAGTTCTTATGTTTTTGTAGAACATTTTGAAGTTTTTGAAGCATTCAGAAGCCAGAAACTGGGATCACATATTACAGGATACCTTTTTAAAACCTATCCCAGAATCATTTTAGAGATAGAGCCCGATCATCTGGGTGATGACGCAAAAAGGCGTTATTCATTCTATCAGAAAAACGGATTTACCCTGATTGACGAAATGTATGTACAGCCAAGTTATGGGGAAGGAAAAAAGCCGTTGGATCTTTGGCTGCTGGCCAATTATACTCCTGAAAACTTAAACAGTGTGAAAGAGGAAATCTACGACATTGTGTATCATTAA
- a CDS encoding UvrD-helicase domain-containing protein — MLNSAMQNSYTVINASAGSGKTYALVQRLLMICLRYPNQQQSIRNILALTFTNKAANEMKERILSWLGNFSADNFAENNDLKNIQKAFEAEGLKITIDELHFRSKKLLDYVLHNYSTLNIGTIDRFNSRLVRSFSYELGLAKNFNLEIEAEPFLIEAVDKMLDQIGENENISNSFMDYVDYSLENNERINLNKNLYDSAKEFVKDIHYEHLKSNKSFDDTNYENIKNTLRKEIVQNKKRSAEIAAASIELFRSRNIEIEDFAQGKNGIGGFFTKVQDFYNQKRPGFPFPTTLEESVVSNYRKGASSKSKSKEPDILEILDQLLENRMQLILLYIETQKKEKILSALLPLKVNKDIQDELKKIEEENDLVLLSKFNILINENLKNEPSAFIYEKVGSQFQHYFFDEFQDTSELQWQNFIPLRDHSVSTENTSFTLVGDPKQSIYRFRGGESKLMLDIINKKEFSPKEASLLVLKDNWRSAKNIVQFNNELYRYHSARLEEEHRNIFGEDAEQSSKSRIDGRVKINLIENLTNEDFYNDTSEKMRKDIQESLDNGFKFSDITILCRGNFDIFSYSQKLGNLKVNYLGEETNIKTISDKGLTLELSNTLKAVVEFLRWEINPKNRPNLIMMMYYLNTLGRIHMADFTLEMKEILDIETHEEILQFIQNKYSLKLKQDNFPRFNLYNFVEYYINEFAVENKETDFLLNFLEMLFNFTQNAGASTKEFLKYWDEEASAYTIQASENIDAVQIMTIHKSKGLEFPIVFIPMMNKNRDSEFTNWFDTNNDDALKSVNINQFSKNLEVYDKEIEAFNKKNSYKNLIDRLCLQYVATTRPVEQLFFYIQKANKTSNNLELLEFFNEKNTEGADEFDLYEVHPEMLKKKSSDKISLFKTKNIQNLKNINENRSSIKIATPSKNYQVRNEKVRIGLFVHELLSKINTEKDIAKVLESYVLDGQITLEEKNEIQETLVQIIRKYSEFFDEKWEVINEKDIMISEKGQSHMLRPDRILKGDEGYIIVDFKTGEQSEKNERQIEKYKNVLESLGRRVLKTQLIYL; from the coding sequence ATTCTAAATTCAGCAATGCAAAATTCTTATACAGTCATCAATGCTTCCGCCGGTTCAGGGAAAACATATGCCCTTGTCCAGAGGCTTTTGATGATCTGTCTGCGCTATCCCAACCAACAGCAGTCGATCCGGAATATTCTAGCCCTTACTTTTACCAATAAAGCGGCTAACGAAATGAAGGAGAGAATTTTATCCTGGCTTGGAAATTTCTCTGCAGATAATTTTGCCGAAAATAATGATCTGAAAAATATTCAGAAAGCTTTTGAAGCTGAAGGACTGAAAATTACAATTGATGAACTTCATTTCCGTTCAAAAAAATTACTGGATTATGTACTTCACAATTATTCCACGCTAAATATCGGGACGATTGACCGTTTTAATTCAAGACTGGTAAGAAGCTTTTCCTACGAGCTGGGTTTAGCCAAAAATTTCAATCTTGAAATAGAGGCTGAACCGTTTCTGATTGAAGCTGTGGATAAAATGCTTGACCAGATTGGTGAAAATGAAAATATCTCCAATTCTTTCATGGATTATGTAGATTACAGCCTGGAAAACAATGAAAGGATCAATCTTAATAAGAACCTTTATGATTCTGCCAAAGAGTTTGTAAAGGATATTCACTACGAGCACCTGAAAAGCAATAAAAGCTTTGATGATACGAATTACGAGAATATAAAAAATACGCTCAGAAAGGAAATTGTACAAAATAAGAAACGGTCTGCAGAAATTGCCGCAGCATCTATTGAGCTGTTCCGGTCCAGAAATATCGAGATCGAGGATTTTGCACAGGGCAAAAACGGGATCGGAGGTTTTTTCACCAAAGTGCAGGATTTTTACAATCAGAAAAGACCAGGTTTTCCTTTTCCAACCACACTTGAAGAATCGGTTGTCAGTAATTACAGGAAAGGAGCTTCTTCAAAATCCAAAAGTAAAGAACCTGATATCCTGGAAATTCTGGATCAGCTTCTTGAGAACAGAATGCAGCTGATCCTTTTATATATTGAGACCCAGAAGAAAGAAAAAATATTATCTGCCCTTCTTCCCCTAAAAGTAAATAAAGATATTCAGGATGAGTTGAAAAAAATTGAAGAGGAAAACGATCTTGTTTTGCTTTCAAAGTTCAATATCCTGATTAATGAAAATCTTAAGAATGAGCCCTCAGCCTTTATTTATGAGAAAGTAGGCTCGCAGTTTCAGCATTATTTCTTTGATGAATTTCAGGATACCTCTGAGCTTCAGTGGCAGAATTTTATTCCTCTTCGTGATCATAGTGTTTCTACGGAAAACACTTCTTTTACGCTCGTAGGCGATCCTAAACAGAGTATCTACAGATTTCGTGGCGGGGAAAGCAAGCTGATGCTGGATATTATCAACAAGAAGGAATTTTCTCCAAAGGAAGCATCTCTTCTTGTACTAAAGGATAACTGGCGAAGTGCTAAAAATATTGTTCAGTTCAATAATGAGCTGTACCGGTATCATTCGGCAAGGCTTGAGGAAGAACACCGGAATATATTCGGGGAAGATGCTGAACAGAGCTCAAAATCCCGGATCGATGGCCGCGTAAAGATCAATCTGATAGAAAATCTTACGAATGAGGATTTTTATAATGATACCTCAGAAAAAATGCGGAAGGATATTCAGGAAAGTCTGGATAATGGTTTTAAGTTTTCGGATATTACGATTTTATGCCGTGGAAACTTTGACATTTTCAGTTATTCACAAAAACTGGGAAATCTTAAAGTGAATTACCTGGGAGAGGAAACCAATATTAAAACCATTTCCGATAAAGGTCTGACCCTGGAACTTTCCAATACTTTGAAAGCGGTTGTTGAATTTCTCCGATGGGAAATCAATCCCAAGAACAGGCCGAACCTGATCATGATGATGTATTACCTGAATACACTGGGAAGAATCCACATGGCAGATTTCACGCTGGAAATGAAAGAGATTCTGGATATAGAAACTCATGAGGAGATCCTGCAGTTCATTCAGAATAAATATTCGCTTAAGCTGAAACAGGATAATTTCCCAAGGTTTAATCTGTACAATTTTGTGGAATATTATATCAATGAATTTGCTGTAGAGAACAAGGAAACGGATTTTCTCCTGAACTTCCTTGAAATGCTTTTCAATTTTACCCAGAATGCAGGTGCCAGCACAAAAGAGTTTTTAAAATACTGGGATGAAGAGGCTTCTGCATACACAATCCAGGCTTCGGAAAACATTGACGCGGTTCAGATCATGACGATTCATAAATCGAAAGGGCTGGAATTCCCGATTGTATTTATCCCGATGATGAACAAAAACCGTGACAGTGAGTTCACCAACTGGTTCGATACGAATAATGATGATGCCCTTAAATCTGTAAATATTAACCAGTTCAGTAAAAATCTGGAGGTTTATGACAAAGAAATAGAGGCATTCAACAAGAAAAACTCATATAAGAATCTCATTGACAGGTTATGTCTGCAATATGTAGCCACTACCCGACCTGTAGAACAGCTGTTTTTCTATATTCAGAAAGCGAATAAAACATCCAATAATCTTGAGCTGCTGGAATTTTTTAATGAAAAAAATACGGAAGGAGCGGATGAATTTGACCTGTATGAAGTGCATCCTGAGATGCTGAAAAAAAAATCCAGTGATAAAATATCATTATTCAAGACCAAGAATATTCAGAATCTTAAAAACATTAATGAAAACAGGTCTTCCATAAAAATTGCCACTCCTTCGAAAAATTATCAGGTACGGAATGAAAAGGTAAGAATCGGGCTTTTCGTCCATGAATTACTTTCGAAAATCAATACAGAAAAAGATATTGCCAAAGTTCTGGAAAGTTATGTACTGGATGGGCAGATTACTTTGGAGGAGAAGAATGAGATTCAGGAAACACTGGTTCAGATCATCCGAAAATATTCTGAGTTCTTTGACGAAAAGTGGGAAGTGATCAATGAAAAAGATATTATGATCTCCGAGAAAGGCCAAAGTCATATGCTGCGTCCTGACCGTATTTTGAAGGGAGACGAAGGTTATATTATCGTCGATTTCAAAACAGGAGAGCAAAGTGAGAAAAACGAGCGCCAGATCGAGAAGTATAAAAATGTTCTTGAAAGCCTGGGAAGAAGAGTTTTAAAGACGCAGCTTATTTATCTGTAA
- a CDS encoding SIMPL domain-containing protein — protein MNKNIIAVAVGALGFVLGLGLLGNAVKNRNKSENTISVTGLGTKQFTSDLITWSGSFSKNNSDLKAAYDELAIDRKVINDYLLSKGIRQAEIVFSSVDIQKQFRSYNDSNGNYVQGEFSGYNLTQKVSIESKEVVKIENLSRNITEIINRGIEFTSSAPSYFYTKLATVKQEMIASATKDAKERAEKIAENSGSSLGNLKKATMGVIQITEPNSNEDYSYGGTFNTSSKEKEANITIKLEYEVN, from the coding sequence ATGAATAAAAATATTATTGCAGTAGCAGTCGGAGCACTTGGTTTTGTCCTCGGGCTCGGATTATTGGGAAATGCTGTAAAAAACAGGAATAAGTCTGAAAATACCATCTCCGTAACCGGATTGGGGACCAAACAGTTTACCTCTGATCTGATTACATGGTCCGGAAGCTTTTCAAAAAATAATTCCGATTTAAAAGCAGCTTATGATGAGCTGGCCATAGACCGAAAGGTAATTAACGATTACCTGCTTTCAAAAGGCATCAGACAGGCTGAGATCGTATTCTCTTCTGTAGATATTCAAAAACAGTTCAGAAGCTATAACGATTCTAACGGTAATTATGTTCAGGGTGAATTCTCAGGGTATAATCTTACCCAAAAAGTATCTATTGAAAGCAAGGAAGTGGTGAAAATCGAGAACCTTTCCAGAAACATCACAGAAATCATCAATCGCGGTATTGAATTTACTTCTTCAGCACCTTCTTATTTTTATACCAAACTGGCCACTGTAAAGCAGGAAATGATTGCCAGTGCAACCAAAGATGCCAAGGAAAGAGCAGAAAAGATCGCAGAAAATTCCGGGAGCAGCCTTGGAAACCTTAAAAAAGCAACGATGGGAGTCATTCAGATTACAGAACCCAATTCCAATGAAGACTATTCGTATGGCGGAACATTCAATACTTCCTCCAAAGAAAAAGAAGCAAATATTACCATAAAGCTGGAGTATGAAGTCAACTAA